One genomic segment of Arachis duranensis cultivar V14167 chromosome 4, aradu.V14167.gnm2.J7QH, whole genome shotgun sequence includes these proteins:
- the LOC107482392 gene encoding LOW QUALITY PROTEIN: squalene epoxidase 3 (The sequence of the model RefSeq protein was modified relative to this genomic sequence to represent the inferred CDS: deleted 1 base in 1 codon), with amino-acid sequence MCDLVLRSKCLNHFNFSFTCNNNNHHPHNHNHNLILVKNSLFLRIESHSSSTSTRKTHICKGRKLNDSGSGTGADVIIVGAGVAGSALAYTLAKDGRCVHVIEKDLRVPNRINGELLQPGGYIKLKELGLEDCLEQIDAQEVLGYILYKDRENIKLPYPLETYHADVAGRSFHNGRFIQRLREKTKALPCVQMNEGTVTSLLWKDNKTVIGVQYKSKDGKEQKAYAPLTIVCDGCFSKLRRSLCHPKVEVPSCFVGLILENCQLPFENHGHVILANPSPILFYRISSTEVRCLVDIPGQKVPPIGNGKMANFLKTMVAPQIPAELHDAFISAIDTENIRIMPNGYMPAEPIPTPGALLIGDAFNMRHPLTGGGMTVALSDIVVLRDLLKPLTDLNDVDSLCKCLGSFYILRKPLASTINTLAGALYIVFSASSDQASNELREACFDYLSLGTIFSSGPMALLSGLNPQPLSLVLHFFAVAFYGVGRLLFPFPSFRCTWIGARLILCAFGIIFPIIRDEGVRQMFFPATVPEFYRSPSAR; translated from the exons ATGTGCGATCTCGTTCTCCGCTCCAAATGCCTCAACCACTTCAATTTCAGTTTCACctgtaacaacaacaatcaccaCCCTCACAATCACAATCACAATCTAATTCTCGTTAAGAACTCTCTTTTCCTTCGTATTGAATCCCATTCATCATCTACATCCACAAGAAAGACTCATATTTGTAAAGGCCGAAAGCTCAATGACTCTGGCAGTGGCACTGGTGCTGACGTCATCATCGTCGGCGCGGGTGTGGCTGGTTCTGCTCTCGCTTACACACTTGCAAAG GATGGAAGGTGTGTC CATGTTATTGAGAAGGACTTGAGAGTGCCAAACAGAATTAATGGAGAACTCCTCCAGCCCGGAGGGTACATAAAGTTAAAGGAATTAGGGCTAGAAG ACTGTCTGGAGCAAATCGATGCACAAGAGGTGCTAGGTTACATTCTCTACAAGGATagagaaaatattaaattaccTTATCCATTGGAAACCTATCATGCTGATGTGGCTGGTAGGAGCTTTCACAATGGACGATTTATACAAAGGTTGAGAGAAAAAACTAAGGCACTCCCATG TGTACAAATGAATGAAGGCACTGTAACTTCTCTTCTTTGGAAGGACAATAAAACTGTTATTGGTGTTCAGTACAAATCTAAAGATGGTAAAGAGCAGAAAGCTTATGCTCCCCTCACAATTGTTTGTGATGGCTGCTTCTCAAAGTTGCGTCGTTCTCTCTGTCACCCCAAG GTAGAAGTACCTTCTTGTTTTGTCGGTTTAATCCTGGAGAATTGTCAACTCCCATTTGAAAACCATGGCCATGTTATTCTGGCAAATCCTTCCCCAATCTTATTTTATCGTATAAGCAGCACAGAGGTTCGCTGCTTAGTTGATATACCTGGTCAAAAGGTACCTCCTATAGGTAATGGCAAAATGGCCAACTTCTTGAAGACTATGGTGGCTCCTCAG ATTCCAGCTGAACTTCATGATGCTTTCATATCTGCGATTGACACAGAAAATATTAGAATCATGCCTAATGGTTATATGCCAGCTGAACCTATTCCCACTCCTGGAGCTCTTTTAATAGGTGATGCTTTCAACATGCGTCATCCTTTGACTGGTGGAGGAATGACAGTGGCACTATCTGATATTGTTGTGCTGCGGGATCTGCTTAAGCCGCTAACTGACCTAAATGATGTAGATTCATTATGCAAAtgtcttggatccttttacaTCTTGCGTAAG CCTTTGGCATCTACCATAAATACTTTAGCTGGAGCCCTATATATAGTCTTTTCTGCTTCATCTGATCAAGCTAGTAACGAACTACGCGAAGCTTGTTTTGACTACTTGAGCCTTGGAACTATTTTCTCATCTGGACCAATGGCTTTGCTGTCTGGTCTGAATCCTCAACCTCTTAGTTTAGTTCTCCATTTCTTTGCTGTAGCATTCTATGGTGTTGGCCGTTTGTTGTTTCCTTTTCCCTCATTTAGATGCACTTGGATCGGAGCTAGATTAATTTTG TGTGCATTTGGCATAATATTCCCCATCATCAGGGATGAAGGAGTGAGGCAAATGTTCTTTCCAGCGACGGTACCAGAATTTTATAGGAGTCCTTCTGCTCGGTGA
- the LOC107482391 gene encoding serine/threonine-protein kinase rio2 — MKLDVDVLRYLSKDDFRVLTAVELGMRNHEIVPTELIDRIARLKHGGTYKVLKNLLKHKLLHHDSSKYDGFRLTYLGYDYLAIKTMVNKGVFVGVGRQIGVGKESDIFEVVCEDGTVLAMKLHRLGRVSFRAVKSKRDYLRHRSSYNWLYLSRLAALKEFAFMKALETHSFPVPKAVEHNRHCVVMSLVQGYPLVQVKQLQNPETVFETILGIVVRLAEHGLIHCDFNEFNIMIDDDEKITMIDFPQMVSVSHRNAQMYFDRDVECIFKFFQKRFNLSFQESIDDNDDSDEGKDEDGRPCFSEIERSAGFLDKELAASGFSRKDEEDIRRFIEGGAEAETNSDSEVDSVEDLNESILLQVEEHENKGKDESCEAAESGASEREDATDEEENEMENEAELTKSLNRQRRHAIAATRRGRKSLASRNSYKDKGGRSSHNSKLQKQLSGW; from the exons ATGAAGCTCGACGTAGATGTCTTGAGATATCTGTCCAAAGACGATTTTAGGGTTCTCACTGCTGTTGAATTGGGCATGAGGAAT CATGAAATTGTTCCTACTGAACTCATTGATCGAATTGCTCGTCTCAA GCATGGGGGCACGTACAAGGTTTTGAAAAACTTGCTCAAGCATAAGTTGTTGCATCACGACTCTTCTAAAT ATGATGGATTCCGGCTTACATACCTTGGTTATGATTATCTTGCCATTAAAACAATGGTGAACAAAGGAGTGTTTGTGGGTGTTGGTCGCCAGATTGGCGTTGGAAAAGAATCTG ATATATTTGAGGTTGTCTGTGAAGATGGGACTGTTCTAGCTATGAAGTTGCACAGGCTTGGTAGAGTTTCTTTTAGAGCTGTCAAATCAAAGCGTGACTACCTAAGACATCGAAGTAGTTATAACTGGCTGTATTTGTCTCGCCTTGCTGCACTTAAAGAATTTGCTTTCATGAAG GCTTTGGAAACACATTCCTTTCCTGTTCCAAAGGCTGTAGAACATAACAGACACTGTGTAGTCATGTCCCTTGTCCAAGGTTATCCTCT TGTTCAGGTGAAGCAATTACAAAATCCAGAGACTGTTTTTGAGACTATTCTTGGAATAGTTGTTAGGCTCGCCGAGCATGGTCTGATTCATTGTGATTTCAATGAATTTAACATCATG attgatgatgatgaaaaaattaCCATGATTGATTTTCCACAAATGGTATCTGTATCACATCGTAATGCACAGAT GTACTTTGACCGTGACGTTGAATGTATCTTCAAGTTTTTCCAAAAGAG GTTCAATCTTTCTTttcaagaaagcattgatgacAATGATGATTCTGATGAAGGGAAAGATGAAGATGGAAGGCCCTGTTTTTCTGAAATAGAAAGAAGTGCTGGTTTTTTAGACAAGGAACTTGCTGCTAGTGGCTTTTCTAGAAAGGATGAAGAAGATATTCGGAGG TTCATTGAAGGTGGAGCAGAGGCTGAAACAAACTCAGATAGTGAAGTTGACTCAGTGGAAGACCTGAATGAATCAATCCTTCTTCAG GTTGAAGAACAtgaaaacaaaggaaaagatGAGAGCTGTGAAGCTGCTGAAAGCGGTGCATCTGAAAGGGAAGATGCAACTGACGAG GAAGAAAATGAAATGGAAAACGAAGCTGAACTCACCAAGAGTTTGAACAGGCAGAGACGACATGCCATAGCAGCAACTCGTAGGGGACGGAAGAGCCTCGCATCCAGGAATTCATACAAAGACAAGGGTGGCAGGTCATCTCACAATTCTAAGCTTCAAAAACAGTTGAGCGGTTGGTGA